The genome window GGTGATAAAAGGAGAAAATTATTATCAAGGTGAGCAGACAGGACTTGTATATTCTGGGTATCGAAAGCTTCCATACATCTATCAGCTTCCTACTTATTTAAAAGTAGCCTTTGCTGTTACTCCAGACTTTTCTTTAGAAAAGATGATGACTGAATATAATATTTATACTTTAGAATTAGAACCACTTGAACCTCAATATTTAGAACACTTTTTTTATCGCTTTGTAGAGCTTTATTATCAAGTCTATCGCCTTAAACTTACTTCTAAAGAAAAAAAAGAAATATTTTCATTTATCCGTGAATATGCTTCCATTTCCACACGTCTATTTATTAAGGCTATGGTAGAGTGTCTTGATTTTAAGCGATTTTACCCAGGTGCTAATTTAAAAAGATTGGCTGAAGAAGTAGGTTAATTTTAAAATAATGTGCTTAGGGATTTAGCAGTTCAAATCCTGTATTTGGATCAAGAGCACGAATCGCCGTAGTATCAACTAATTCAAACAATATAACTTCCATAACATGCCATACCTTTACCCCTTTGCGAACACATCCAGTTATTGAAGATGTTTTCCTTCCACAAGCTATATGCATGTGTAAAATAGGCTCACCTTTTTCATTGGGAAAGATTGTTCCAGTGCCAACTATTTCATAAACATTATTAAGAATATGTTCCATAGGCACAATCGGTTTTTTACGCCCATGTTCAGGACCTACAATAAGCTTACTGCCTTCATCAGCTCCTCCAATAATAATTAAAGCTGCTGCTTTAATGGATTTTTCACGCGCAAATTTTTCAATTTCTTCATGGATAATATCCCCATCTTCAAGACGAATAACATATACTCTTCCTATTTTAGCCTGTGAATATTTCATAAATCTTTACCCAAATTAATCGCATTCAACACTAAAATAGTAAGATAAATTAGCAAAAAATCAAGGTCTTTTAATGCTTTAGCCTACATTTGCCTTGTTAGCTCTTCTTCGTATTTTTGCTTAATGTCAGTTAAAATTTTCTTTGCTTTTTTGAGGGCAGACATTGCACGTCTTTGTTGATCTTCCTCATACCAGACTATATTTCCTGATTCCCAACCAAGAAATTCTATGATCTCCAAGCAACGAAGACATATTTCTGGTAAACCCGT of Candidatus Desulfofervidus auxilii contains these proteins:
- a CDS encoding DNA-binding protein — encoded protein: MKYSQAKIGRVYVIRLEDGDIIHEEIEKFAREKSIKAAALIIIGGADEGSKLIVGPEHGRKKPIVPMEHILNNVYEIVGTGTIFPNEKGEPILHMHIACGRKTSSITGCVRKGVKVWHVMEVILFELVDTTAIRALDPNTGFELLNP